AAAACCCTAAATTATATGTTATAGTTCTATCATATGGCTCAACTTATTTCAGAGATACGGGAGATAAGGAAAGAATATGGCAGAGCGACAAGGAGAAGTATTACGAGAGTGTTGTGGCTTTAATGTCGGACCAAACAGCAGGAGACTTGAACGTGAACGAGCTAAAAGTGTTGACTTCCAAAGAGTCAAAGACTGAAAACACCCAATATTATATACAACACTGGCCCGATAGGAAAGCATTTCAAATCACTAGCTTTCCACATCCATACCCGCAGTTGGCATCATTACACAAGGAAATGGTGCGGTATGAGAGACGAGATGGGGTGCAATTGACGGCAAATTTGTACCTGCCACCTGGCTATGACCCGTCACGGGATGGCCCGTTACCTTGTTTGGTTTGGGCTTATCCTGGTGAGTTTAAGAATAAAGAAGCAGCGGGTCAAGTTCGTGGTTCACCTAATGAGTTTCCTGGCATAGGTTCAACTTCACCGTTGCTTTGGTTGGCAAGGAGGTATTACTagtttatttaatattttatttgatattaaaaTGATTTATATTAAAAATTCGTTACATGATTTTCCATTAGTATTTGATCAGTTTAATGATATCATAAGTTATGCAGATTTGCGATATTGTCTGGACCCACAATACCTATCATTGGTGAGGGAAAAGAAGAGGCAAATGATAGGTAATCTTTTGTGGATGAAGATATTATCCTGTTTCGCTATTTATGACTGTTTCTCACCGTTTAATGACTAAtttatgtgattttttttttttttttttttttttttttttttgtgagcaGTTACGTTGAACAACTTGTTTGGAGTGCAGAGGCTGCAGTTCAGGAAGTTATCCGCCGTGGGGTAAATTCTTTTCTTCTGATCCATTTGATTACCAATAGGTTAATTTACATTGTTACTgtcataatattttttttaatacattatatgttAAAGAACTCCTTAAAATGGGCAAAAAAATGGTTAcgacccgacccaacccgttTCAGCCGGAGCTAAAAGTTACCCGTTTTGACTCGAATATTTTTTAGACGATTACTCAACAACCCCCCAACCTTGCCACCTGTACTTTGGATTAATTTAACTTATGCTATTTTTCTTAAAAAACTGAAGGTGGCTCATCCAGACAAAATTGCTATTGGGGGACATTCTTATGGAGCATTCATGACCGCAAATCTCTTAGCACATGCCCCTCATCTTTTTTCTTGTGGAATTGCTCGCTCAGGAGCTTACAATAGAACACTAACGCCTTTCGGGTTTCAGGTAACATATTTTTTtcagacacaaaaaaaaaatcaatgtaAACTAATATGTATACTGTATTTATgggtatatattatatatattttcgtTAGAGTGAGGATAGAACGCTGTGGGAAGCTACTGATACTTACATCAAGATGAGTCCTTTCATGTCCGCCAATAAGATTAAGAAGCCCATTTTACTTATTCATGGAGAAGAAGACAATAATTCAGGAACCTTAACGATGCAGTCGGATCGTTTCTTCAATGCTTTAAAGGGTCACGGGGCCCTCTCTCGCCTAGTCATCCTACCATTTGAGAGCCATGGTTATTCATCACGGGAGAGCATAATGCATGTCCTTTGGGAAACTGACAGGTGGCTACAGAAATTCTGTGTTTCAAATTCTTCAGAAGATATTGCATCAAAAAACAATGAAAGCAAAGAAACTAAAGGCTCTGAGGATAAAGCTGTCGCctctggtggtggtggtgctgttGCTGAGCTGGAAGACAATGGAGTTGATGATCTTCATTTTCATACAAGATCATCACTTTGGTAATTTCTGATTTTATCATTTATGCTCAAGATAAATATTCTCTTGGTTTAGGTGGatattagagtaaacttccgttttgctccctgtggtttggtcactttaacggttttgccccaaacctttaaaaatagccattttactccctgatgttttggttttgttgccagtttgctccctgcggggagcaaaatggaaaaaacaaacaatttggatggatttagaggcggggagcaaattggcaaaaaaaccgaaacatcagggagtaaaaatggctatttttaaaggtttggagcaaaaccgttaaagtgaccaaaccacagggagcaaaacggaagtttactctggATATTATGTTAATTTATTCTTTTTCACAATATTATCATATTTCAGATTCTCGTTTTGGAGCAACAATTGGTCACTGGTTATTTGAAAAGCTATTTAGCAGGCGTGCCATATCAGCTCCTGAGAATACACAATCGGCTGATGCTGTGCAATGTATATATGAAGGGATGGCTATTGTACCGTCCCTATAGTCTTGAAACGAAAACAAAACAAACTTGTATGCGACTTGGATACAATTAATTTTTGTAACAAACTAACAATCCTGCAACATGAAATTGGAGGAAGCAAATTCATTTAAATTTGTCATTTGATACAACAATTCTTCTATCATTTGATGTAacctttttatataaaataaattaccATTTTTGCTTGttatctttttattattattttttttttgcttgtTATTTATTGTAACAATTTTTTACTTACCTCTAACCTAAAAAAATATGACATGACATCTGATTTTAAAAATATTGCTTATTATTTATGTAACAATTCATGTAACGTTTGCTTTGTATTGGATCAAGGGATATGGTTTACATGTTCATGCTCCATTTATTACTAAAGAATAAAAGTATCAACAAATGCGGTTTGTTTTTCTAGAACGCTTAACATTTAAAACTGCGGCTAGACGTGATATAAGACCAAATGATTCAAGATGTTGTAATATTAATAAGATGCTATAATATAGTTGTTCTTATATCTTCATCCTAATGGCTTCCTTTTTTTGCTCCACCAATTTTTTGTTGCTACTTATGCTCCTAACGGCAATACCATCAGCCATCATCATATCGCTCGAATCAGCCACCCCGGCCACTAACTACTACCAGTTTCACAGCACAAGTTGGCTCAGAGAATCCAGCAAATGGGACGAAGTCAACCACCGCTTCATCGTCTCCTTCACTGACACTGGTGGCCTCGGCGTTGTCCATGTTCCCGACAACCACAACCCAAAAGTTGTCCTGGAAGAGGTTCCTGTCGTGAATAATACCGATTTTGTTGGGAATGGGACGTGTGGTGTTTTCATTGACCGCCCAAGGAACCGAGTGTTGGCGGCCATCGCTGATGTGTCTGGCAACACTTACAGTGCGGTTGCAGCCTATGATCTGGATTCGTGGGAACGCTTGTTTTATACTCACCTCAGTTCCTCAGGTTTGATCACTCCTttatttaagagtaaattacacttttcgtcgtACTTTAGGTGTATACTAAATTTCAGAAGGGAATGCAGGTGATGGAAAAAGTTGTGCAGATGATGTTACCGTCGATGCAGAAGGGAATGCATACGTAACAGACGTCAAAGGTACTCAAATTTGGAAAGTCGGGGTAGACGGTCAACTCTTATCGATCATAAAGAGCCCAATTTTCCATGCTAAAGAATGGTACAATGACATATTGACCCTTAACGGGATTGTCTACCATCCAAACGGGTACTTGATTGTCGCGCACACAATGACTGGAACCCTTTTCAAGGTTGAAATCAATAATGACAACAAAGTCAGTGTGATTAAAGTTGACAGTAAGCTGACATTTGCAGATGGTTTGGAACTTTTGTCACCCACTAAACTTGTTGTGGCTGGAGTCACTGGTGTGAAACTAGTTGAGACCGGGGATGATTGGTTAACCGGTTCGGTTGTTGGAAGGTCACCTGTGCTAACACATAGGTTTGCAACTGCAGCCATGGTGAAGGATGGGAAGGTGTATATTAATCATGCACTTGGTATGGGTTACCCCAAGAAGAAACATATATTTGTTGAAGCTGCATTttcttagattttttttttttttttttgttacaagTTTGGTTGTGTATTGATTTAAGTTGCATAATAATCCAAGTTTGTGTTCTGAGGTGGACCTAAGTAATAGAGAGGCATGTCATATCATGTGACACCGGTAAAAAGAAATTCATGTGTTATAAAATATCAATGTTTGTTTTTTAGGTGTGTTGTTTACGTGATACCTATTTACTAAATATTTTCAGAAAGTGATAACTGTTCACTAAATACTTTCGGAAAGTGATACAAATATAAAAATCTTAATTCACCAGCTTTGTGAGTTATAGACGGGTAAACTATAGAAAGCGGTAGACAAAATgaaacaaaacaaaaatcacgtagtcatgtacttggtattcaaaatcacgtaatgggtaCTGGGTCTAAACTATAGAAAGTGGCAGATAAAACAAAACAAGATAAAAATCATGTAGTCAATAACAGAGTATTCAAAATCACATAATGGGTACCGGGTATTCAGTGtcacgtaatcacgtaatgggtattcaaaatcttgtaattttttttaaaagaaaactatagcaacgggctgctcgaattaaagagaagGAAAAGCTCGTTAATAcagtgtatttttttttaaatattaacgtatgaaaaagttattgtcgtttgAAAATTAAGGTGGAAACTAGTTCACTTGAGAAAAGACAAAATTACCCTTCCTACATTAACACTTGTCACTTCCTCATTCTCACATATGCTTCGCACCGGATTTCTGTCTTGTAGAAGATCCTTTTCTCGGTAAAACAAATAAAATCACATTAAAATTAAGGAAAATAACGAAATTAGCCTATGGCCGGTCCACTTTTCCAAAATAACCAGCTGAAACCCCACCATGAGCATTCTCACTGAAATGGAGGCTCCTGTAGCAGCTTTGAAAATTCTTTCAGCATTAACTAACCACATTGCACCACGTGTATTCTAAAGGCTCTAAGCCTTTTCAGCCTTCTCTAGAGAGGCTTTAACATTTTCCTTTCTTTATGTATTTTCCACCATGATTTTTAAATGGGTATAACTTTTTTCATACACCATATCATAGTTATCAAATgcgctaggcgcactcaaggcgcataggcatCGCCTagggcctaggcgcaaagcgcaaaaaaagcgagggcctgagaaaaaaaaGCGAACTTAAAAGAAAAATAATTACAATATATTATGTAttgaaaaaataataaatatatctTGTAGGTATATAAAACTAACATTACTCTATAAATATATTATAGAACTAATATAACAAGATTTTAAAATCATCTAATTAGTTAAAAACGATTTAAGATAATCTGTGTACTTGCTATGGTAATTTAAAATATGTTAaaagaaaaatgaattttgttttaCTATTGAAATAGTCTTTTCTGCAAAAGTGACTGCAAAGGTAAGGTCAAACAGTAAACAGTCCCaaaattttctgcaaaacagCTTTAAAAGGAAGTTTTTTAGGTGTCTTCTTTTTCActcttcgtcttcttctttcTCCCCTCCGGTGATGAACCCACA
The Helianthus annuus cultivar XRQ/B chromosome 6, HanXRQr2.0-SUNRISE, whole genome shotgun sequence genome window above contains:
- the LOC110864610 gene encoding uncharacterized protein LOC110864610, with translation MASFFCSTNFLLLLMLLTAIPSAIIISLESATPATNYYQFHSTSWLRESSKWDEVNHRFIVSFTDTGGLGVVHVPDNHNPKVVLEEVPVVNNTDFVGNGTCGVFIDRPRNRVLAAIADVSGNTYSAVAAYDLDSWERLFYTHLSSSGDGKSCADDVTVDAEGNAYVTDVKGTQIWKVGVDGQLLSIIKSPIFHAKEWYNDILTLNGIVYHPNGYLIVAHTMTGTLFKVEINNDNKVSVIKVDSKLTFADGLELLSPTKLVVAGVTGVKLVETGDDWLTGSVVGRSPVLTHRFATAAMVKDGKVYINHALGMGYPKKKHIFVEAAFS